Proteins found in one Thermoleophilaceae bacterium genomic segment:
- the ugpC gene encoding sn-glycerol-3-phosphate ABC transporter ATP-binding protein UgpC, whose amino-acid sequence MAEIQLKDVTKRYPDGTEAVKRMNLDIQDGEFMILVGPSGCGKSTALRMIAGLEDISEGDLLIGGERVNELAPRDRDIAMVFQNYALYPHMTVRENMGFALKLAKEDKAEINKRVEEAAEILDLSEHLDRKPANLSGGQRQRVAMGRAIVRNPAAFLMDEPLSNLDAKLRVQMRAEVSRLQDRLGTTTIYVTHDQTEAMTLGDRVAVMRLGVVQQVGRPQDLYDRPRNLFVAGFIGSPAMNFVPGHVENGSVRLPSVDVPIPANLQDELTDDRTVIVGIRPEHIEDPALVDRERHEGVTFRTTIDLLESMGSELYAHFKVGGGIDSDELRELAEDAGAGELPRAAGEEGRAVARLSPDSQVRVGRETELWLETDKLQFFDPETGRSLAVKEQEAVAA is encoded by the coding sequence GTGGCCGAGATTCAGCTCAAGGATGTGACCAAGCGGTATCCGGATGGCACCGAGGCCGTGAAGCGCATGAACCTCGACATCCAGGACGGCGAGTTCATGATCCTCGTGGGCCCGTCCGGGTGCGGGAAGTCCACGGCGCTGCGGATGATCGCCGGACTCGAGGACATCAGCGAGGGTGACCTGCTGATCGGCGGTGAGCGCGTGAACGAGCTCGCCCCGCGCGACCGCGACATCGCGATGGTCTTCCAGAACTACGCGCTCTACCCGCACATGACGGTGCGCGAGAACATGGGCTTCGCGCTCAAGCTTGCGAAGGAGGACAAGGCCGAGATCAACAAGCGCGTGGAGGAGGCCGCCGAGATCCTCGACCTGAGCGAGCATCTCGACCGCAAGCCGGCGAACCTCTCCGGCGGCCAGCGCCAGCGAGTGGCCATGGGCCGCGCGATCGTGCGCAACCCGGCGGCGTTCCTGATGGACGAGCCGCTCTCGAATCTTGACGCCAAGCTGCGCGTGCAGATGCGTGCGGAGGTGTCACGCCTCCAGGACCGCCTCGGCACCACCACCATCTACGTGACGCACGACCAGACCGAGGCCATGACGCTCGGCGATCGCGTGGCCGTGATGCGCCTGGGCGTGGTGCAGCAGGTCGGGCGGCCGCAGGACCTTTACGACCGTCCGCGCAACCTCTTCGTCGCCGGCTTCATCGGGTCGCCCGCGATGAACTTCGTTCCCGGTCACGTGGAGAACGGATCGGTGCGCCTGCCGAGCGTCGACGTGCCGATCCCCGCCAACCTGCAGGACGAGCTCACCGACGACCGGACGGTGATCGTGGGGATTCGCCCGGAGCACATCGAGGATCCCGCGCTCGTGGACCGCGAGCGGCACGAGGGAGTGACGTTCCGCACCACGATCGACCTGCTCGAGTCGATGGGCTCGGAGCTGTATGCGCACTTCAAGGTGGGTGGCGGGATCGATTCGGACGAGCTGCGCGAGCTCGCGGAGGACGCGGGCGCCGGCGAGCTTCCGCGCGCAGCCGGCGAGGAGGGACGTGCGGTCGCGCGCCTGAGTCCCGACTCGCAGGTGCGCGTGGGGCGCGAGACGGAGCTGTGGCTCGAGACCGACAAGCTCCAGTTCTTCGACCCGGAAACGGGCCGCTCCCTCGCCGTGAAGGAGCAGGAGGCCGTAGCGGCGTAG
- a CDS encoding type 1 glutamine amidotransferase domain-containing protein, with protein MAGKLDGKKIAFIAADGVEQVELTEPWKAVEEAGGKPELISIESGEIQGFNHLDKGDTFKVDHAIDEVSPDDYDNVVLPGGVANPDFLRTNEKVVSFVRDFFEKGKPVAAICHGPWTLVEAGVVDGLTLTSWPSLKTDIENAGGNWVDEEVHVHKGLVTSRKPDDLKAFNEKLVEEFREGRHEELAQATSS; from the coding sequence ATGGCTGGCAAGCTGGACGGAAAGAAGATTGCCTTCATCGCCGCCGACGGCGTGGAGCAGGTGGAGCTCACCGAGCCCTGGAAGGCCGTTGAGGAGGCCGGCGGCAAGCCGGAGCTGATCTCGATCGAGAGCGGCGAGATCCAGGGCTTCAACCACCTCGACAAGGGCGACACCTTCAAGGTCGATCACGCGATCGACGAGGTGAGCCCGGACGATTACGACAACGTCGTGCTCCCGGGTGGCGTCGCCAACCCGGACTTCCTGCGCACGAACGAGAAGGTCGTGAGCTTCGTTCGCGACTTCTTCGAGAAGGGCAAGCCGGTGGCCGCCATCTGCCACGGCCCGTGGACGCTCGTGGAGGCCGGCGTGGTCGATGGCCTGACGCTCACCTCGTGGCCGAGCCTGAAGACCGACATCGAAAACGCGGGCGGCAACTGGGTGGACGAGGAGGTCCACGTGCACAAGGGCCTCGTCACGAGCCGCAAGCCCGACGACCTGAAGGCATTCAACGAGAAGCTCGTCGAGGAGTTCCGCGAGGGTCGCCACGAGGAGCTCGCTCAAGCGACCTCGTCGTAG